The window CGACGAGATCCGGCAGCGCATCGAGGAGTTCCGGCGGATGGTCGGCGCGGAGGCGCGGCGCCGGGTCGCCGAGCGGCGCGGCCGCGACGAGATCGCACGGCGCGGCGTCCGGCCGACCTCGGACCGGGTGGACTTCCTGTTCGCGAACCGGGACCAACTGGCCGAGCTGCGCCGGGCCGTACGGCCGCTCGCGCGCAAGCTGGCCACCCGGCTCGCCGCCCGCCGCCGCAGGGCCGCGCGCGGCACGATCGACCTGCGCCGCACCCTGCGCTCCTCGCTGTCCACCGGCGGGGTGCCGATGCGGCCCGTGCTGCGCCGGCGGCGTCCGGGCCGGCCCGAACTGGTCCTGCTCTGCGACGTGTCGGGCTCGGTGTCGGGCTTCTCCGACTTCACGATGCTGCTGGTGCAGGCGCTGCACGACCAGTTCAGCAAGGTCCGGGTGTTCGCCTTCGTCAACCGGCTCGACGAGGTGACCGACCTCCTCGACCACGGCCGCGCCGACCCCGACGGCCTCGGCGCCCGCATCCGCGCGGAGGCCACGCTCACCGGCTGGCACGGCAGCAGCGACTACGGCGTGGCCCTGGGCGAGTTCACCGAACGGTACGGCGACGCGGTCGGCCCGCGCACGACGGTGTTCGTCCTCGGGGACGCCCGGACGAACATGAGCGACCCCAACCTGGCCGCCGTGCGCGAGCTGGCAGGCCGGGCCCGGCGCGTGTGCTGGCTGAACCCGGAGTCGCGGGCCCAGTGGGGCACCGGCGACTCGGCGGCACCGGCGTACGCCGAGCTGGTCGAGATGCACGAGTGCCGCACGGCCCGGCAACTGGGCACGCTGGCGGAGCGGCTGCTGCCGGCCTAGGGCGGCGGGCTCGGCGCGCGGGCGCCTCGTCGGCGCACCGGCCGGACCGGGGCCGTGACCGGTGGCCTCACCCCCGGCGGGTGAGCACACCGGCCGGCCGGCGCCCTACGGTGGCGGGGCAGCGCCCGTCCCGCACCGGAAGGCGGTCTCATGTGCCGATGGCTCGCCTACTCGGGTACGTCCGTCCTCCTCGACGAGGTCCTGTACCGGCCGAAGCACTCCCTGATCGACCAGAGCCTGCACGCGCGCATGGGTGTGGAGACGACCAACGGGGACGGCTTCGGCATCGGCTGGTACGAGGAGCACACCGACACCCCGGCCGTGTTCCACGACATCGGCCCGGCCTGGAGCAACCGCAACCTGCGGGAGATCGCCGGTCACGTCCGCTCGCCGCTGTTCTTCGCCCACGTCAGGGCGTCCACCGGGACGGCCGTGCAGCAGACGAACTGCCACCCCTTCCGCCACGGCCGCTGGATGTGGATGCACAACGGCGCGATCGCCGGTTTCCACGAGCTGCGCCGCGACCTCGTCCTCGCGGTCGATCCGGGCCTGTTCCTGTCGATCGAGGGCTCCACGGACTCCGAGGTGATGTTCTATCTGGCGCTCACCTTCGGGCTCGACGACGACCCTCCGGGCGCCGTCGCCCGTATGACGGGCTTCGTGGAACGCGTCGGACGCGAGCACGGGGTGCCCGATCCCGTACAGATGACGGTCGCCGTGGCCGATGGCGAGGGACTGTGGGCGTTCCGGTACGCCAGTCGGGGCCCGGCGCGCTCGCTCTACCACAGCTCCAGGATCGGTGATCTGCGCGCGCTGCACCCGGACGTCGACTTCCTGCGGGACGTCTCCGACGACACCCGCCTGGTCGTGTCGGAACCCCTGGGCGACCTGCCCGGTGCCTGGAACGAGATGCCGGAGAGCAGCTACGGCGTCATCCGGCCGGAGGGGGACTACCTGCGCGAGTTCGCCCCGCGGGACGTATGACCGTCCTTCGGGGGTGTGACGCGGCACCGCCGGTGTGATCGACTGGTCTCCCGTTCGCCCGCTGACGAGGACCTTCCGGATGAGCCAGCTGCCCGTGCCACTCGGCACGTTCCCCACCCCCGTCGAACCGGCACCCCGGCTCGCCGCCGCGCTCGGGCTCGGCCCGGACGACCTGTGGATCAAACGGGACGACCTGACCGGCCTCGGCGGCGGCGGGAACAAGATCCGCAAGCTGGAGTGGACGCTCGGCGCGGCCCTCGCCGAGGACGCGGACACGGTCGTGACGACCGGTGCCCCGCAGAGCAACCACGCCCGGCTGACCGCCGCGGCCGGCGCCCGTCTCGGTCGGAACGTCGTCCTCGTGCTGCGCGGCTCGCCCGGCGTCTCACGGTCGGGGAACCTCGCCCTGGACGGGCTGTTCGGGGCGCGGCTCGTCTGGGCCGGGGACGTGGACCAGGCAGGGCTGGACGCGGCGGCCGCGGAGGTCTGCGCCGGGCTGCG of the Streptomyces sp. 1222.5 genome contains:
- a CDS encoding class II glutamine amidotransferase — its product is MCRWLAYSGTSVLLDEVLYRPKHSLIDQSLHARMGVETTNGDGFGIGWYEEHTDTPAVFHDIGPAWSNRNLREIAGHVRSPLFFAHVRASTGTAVQQTNCHPFRHGRWMWMHNGAIAGFHELRRDLVLAVDPGLFLSIEGSTDSEVMFYLALTFGLDDDPPGAVARMTGFVERVGREHGVPDPVQMTVAVADGEGLWAFRYASRGPARSLYHSSRIGDLRALHPDVDFLRDVSDDTRLVVSEPLGDLPGAWNEMPESSYGVIRPEGDYLREFAPRDV
- a CDS encoding VWA domain-containing protein, whose amino-acid sequence is MRIGTGETVDAARAAEALGFTDRELLREGLAATLLHGPGQRAVFDPVFDLYFPRGVGGPDGAPADREALRDRLAEALAADDRALMARLAAEAVDGLGGYGSSPESDGWSAYQTLERLRPQTLLARVRADVRGRDGNGSGFADRLLDDEIRQRIEEFRRMVGAEARRRVAERRGRDEIARRGVRPTSDRVDFLFANRDQLAELRRAVRPLARKLATRLAARRRRAARGTIDLRRTLRSSLSTGGVPMRPVLRRRRPGRPELVLLCDVSGSVSGFSDFTMLLVQALHDQFSKVRVFAFVNRLDEVTDLLDHGRADPDGLGARIRAEATLTGWHGSSDYGVALGEFTERYGDAVGPRTTVFVLGDARTNMSDPNLAAVRELAGRARRVCWLNPESRAQWGTGDSAAPAYAELVEMHECRTARQLGTLAERLLPA